Sequence from the Bos javanicus breed banteng chromosome 11, ARS-OSU_banteng_1.0, whole genome shotgun sequence genome:
TTAAATGACTTGGGTTTAATGGTCAGGCCGTAATTAAAATCCATTTTCGAAGGCTCGTCTGGATTAGCCTTGAAATTGCACTGGTGAGCAAGGATGGAGATGAAGAGAAACAGCTGCATCTTAGAAATCTCTTCCCCGATGCACCGCCGTTTGCCCACAGAAAAAACCATCACGCTGCCCGTCAAGTCCTTGTTGATGAGGCCATCCTTGTCCAAGAATCGGGTTGGGTCAAAGTCCTCTGGGTTCGACCACTTCACCGGATCATGATTCACGGACCACTGGTTAACAAACACCACCGTGTCCTTGGGGATGTGGTAGCCCAAGACGGAAGCGTTAGCCGTGGTGGCGTGCGGAATGGTGACGGGCACAAAGCTGGAGAAGCGCATGGCTTCATAAAGAAAGGCCATGACGTAGGGCAAGCGGGGCTGGTCCTCCAGGGTGGGCAGCCGGTGCCTACCCACCACTTGATCCAGTTCTGCCTGTACCCGCGCCTGCACTTCCGAATACCTGTTTGGTGTtaagggcagagagagaaagtcAATGAGGAACACTGATCCTTCTTTCATCTAGAAAGCccattacaatttatttttataccaCCATTCTTTAAACTGGCTATCTGAATCAGTAATTGAATTaacatttccagaaaaaaaaatccaaaacagttTCCTAATTTATCACTTTATTACAAGATGGAGTATAACAGTTATATTTCCTATAATAAGTCTCACACAGCTCTAACTCTCTTCCCCATCATAAGTTAAAAAAGGGTCTAAGTTTTCTCAACCTGAAAAAGCATGACAAGGGTAAGGATGACTTCTCTCCACTGGATACAGCAGAAAGTGCCGGGGACATACAATACTTTTTAGGAACTCATGAaaactcatttcttttaaaatcagaagaataAAAGCTTTTAGgccaatgaaaatgttttataattttaacatgCTAATCTTTATACCAATATAGtcataaagtttaatttaaaaaaattttatggagTAAGGTGTCCTCAAAGGCAAAAGCACTTGGGGcccacaaaaattaaaatgtaaccctgaaagtgaattctttttttcttcatctccCTAGACAATTCCAGAGAACACAATGTTCTCATTTTATACAAAGATCATTGGTATCCTGATAGATAAAGGTACATATCTTCTAACTTTAAAAGCAAATCCCTAATGTTCATGAGATTATGGTAGACTGTAACATTTATTCACTGTTGCCGATAAAACTAGTACAATCCTATTGGAAAACAAAATCTTATTACAAAGCAAGATCTATAAGGGTAATTTCTCCCCACTCTTTTAAAAGCCAGTGATCCATGTCTGGAAATTTATTTTCAGGAAATAACTTAGCAGGTATAAAAAAAGTAACCATAatagctaaaattttaaatacagctgaaacattaaaatatagcagaaacattaaaatagctcactctttaaagaaatatttagacaAACATGATAAATGATTGTATATAATGATCTGTTACTATGGCAAAATATTATACAGccataaaaattactaaaattgtGTAGTAAAAAATTACTAAAGTTTAAAAGACAGGGAAATGGCCACTATAGTAAGTGGAAATGTCAGAAGTAAAAAAATGTGTAATTATtgcaactttgaaaaaaaaattttaagtgtgccTGTGATGACATTATGGGTGATTTTTCAGAGATTTGCAAACTTTTTTCATAGagagccagagagtaaatattttaggctttgtggatcAAGCCCTCTTACCTCCCAGCTTGTGCTATGGGGTAGAAGCAGCTACAGACAATACATAAATTAATGGGCATAGCTGCATTTCCATAAGTTACATAAAAAATAGGAAATGCAATTTGCCAACCCCATCATATTGTCTTTTCACTAAAAAGAAGAACTTTTCATCAGCTATAGTGAATTGAAAGTGACCCCCAAATTGTTTTATTCCCTTTTGCTGCCCAGTTGGAGTACACGGAAAACGATTTACAATTCGGTTTctggtgaaaaaaagaaagaaaggcagtttCAAAAGATAACACGCTTATCTGGGGAAGCAAAGGATTTATTGATCCCATTTTGGAATTGTCCTCTTCCTGATCTATTATTGACTCTCATTATGCGATTTTTGCCCCTCCTCCATATGTGTTTCCATGATATTAATACTGAAAAGTGATTTTAAATatacaccccccgcccccaaattGTGAAAGCAGTATCTAAGGAAATACAGGATTCTGATGCAGTGGATTCTAACAAAAGAAGTTTTTACTTTCCAGCTTCCCCTACCTGTGCGCCAGATTGCATAACCAGGATTTCTGGTCTCTCAAAGCAATCAAGATTTGCCTTGAATGAGACATTTGCCCCTGGGGTAAGGATGCCAGATAAAATACCAGCCGCCCATGTAAATCAACGGCTCGTCTTTTAATATAACTATAACCTATGTAAAATTTATGTTATATTTGCTTGATCTGGGGATACCGGAGACATGTTTAATTCGTGCGTGTACAAATTTAGCAGAGGTCCGCGGCTGAGGATCAACTTAACCCAGCCGAGCCCAGGGATCCGAGAGGTTAGCAGGTGCCACCCAGATACTCAGCTTCCCTTTCTATAACAGATGCAGCTCAGCGTTTGCTAAAGTTATGGCTTCTCCTATTCTTTACACCGACACCTCTACGCCTAGAGCGGCGGTTTTATACGCCTAGAGCGGCGGTTTTATACGCCCAGCACAATCCGCTGGTTTCTGGTTGCTTTCCTAAAGCTTTGGATTATCGGTCCTTGAGGCTCCGCCGCCGAACACTAGCTATGTCGCGATACAAAGCCTTGAAGGGCGGTTGGCTTTTGGCTCCGAGGCCAGACGGCCTCCAGTCAGCGCTGAAGACCAGCCGAGCGGATTAGGCGTGCTTACTTAACATATTTTTTACTACGCTGCCCTTTCCTTTCGAACATTTCCAATTTTGCTTCTCCGTGCCAATGTGGGAGATCGGGGGATGATCTTGGGCACTTAATCTTGCTATTCCAAGTGGTTTCACACAAATTTATCCCCTCTCGGAGCGGTGAGCTCCAAGATCAGCGATGCCGAGCCGTCCCGGCGCGGTTGGGTGGAGCGTGCAAAACGCACGGTGCCTTCCAGAGACGCGCTTTTTGGACTCGGTCTCAGCTTTGGCAGGTGGGGACCCGCAGCGAAACCCCAAACCCTCCTTGAGCGCTAGTCGCGACCTCAGCATATTCTAATTCCACTCCACCTTTTACGGAGGGAGGGGGGAAGGCCGACCCAAGCCTCCTGGAGGCTTTACCTGGTGAAGAGAACGAGCAGCCACTGCAGCGCGGTGGAGAGAGTATCCTGGCTGGCGCCGAAGATGTCTGTGACCGTGGCCGGCACGTAGTCTACGTCCAGCCGCGGGCCACCATCGCCAGAGTCAGCCCCCGCCGAGTGGATGAAAGCGTCCATCATGTCGCGGGGGGCGGCCCCGGGCCGGAGGCTTTCGCGGTGCCTCAGGAACTTGTCTAGAACGAAGTTGCTGAAGTTGCGATTGAGCTGCTCGAATTCACGGAAGGCAGTGCGCACGGGGTTAGGGAAGCGCTGCAGCCAGGGCAGCACGTCCACCAGGCTGCCCGCGCCCACAGTGCGCCCAAACTCCTCGTTGTGGCTGAGCAATTCGAGGAACTCGGCGTCGTCGTGGCTGTAGCGGCAGCCGAAGCACAGAGCGCTCATGACGTTGGCCACGGCCACCAGGGTCAGCGGCCGCGGGTCTAGGAAGGCGCCGCCCGCGCTGCGGCGCACCAGCAGCTCTACCAACTCCCGCACCTCGCCTACCACGTGGCCCTCGAGGACCCGGCGGCCGCGCGGCTGGCGCGTGGAGAAGGCTCGCATCGTGCTGTGCGCCGCGCGCCGCTGCGCCTTCCAGCTCTCCGAGTACTGGCCGAAAGCCAGGCTGCGGCCACCGGACACCAAGCGGAAAGAGGCGAAAGGCGGCCGGTCGGCGAAGGCCGCGCTCTGGTGCACCAGCGCCTGGCGGATGGCGCGCTCGCCGTTCAGCACCACCACCCGGCAGCTGCCGAGATGGATCTGGAAGACGTCGCCGTAGCGCCGCGCCAGACGTGCGAACAAGAGGTGCGGCGCCGAGCCCATTGACGCCGCATTTCCGATCAGCGGCCAAGCAAAGGGACCGGGGGGCGCGGAGCCCggctgccgccgccgctgcctcAACAGCCACTGGCCCACGTGCACTGCGGCCAGCACCGAGAGCAGCAGAAGGAGCATGGTCTGCTGGACCGACAGAAGGGTCGGCGACAGGTGATCGTCCGGGCTGAGGCCAGTGGCCATGCTGGGGAGAGAAGGGCGAAGGCGTGACACTCAGGTaggcagagaaagaagagggCGCCCCAAGCTCCTATCCACCTGCCTCGGGCTACCGTGCACTGTTGGGTAGGCAGGAGGTAGCGCGTAGGTCAGATCAGGGCTAGCTCACTGAAGAAGCAGTTGAACACGCCTCTTGCCATCCCAAACCCATTGCCCAAAAGCGAGGGGAAGGGTCGTGTTTCCGCCTCTCTATGACCCGATTCCCCCGACCCCGCCTCAGCCGCGTAACGGTTCCTGCAATTCAAGGACAACACAGCGGGCATCAAGGTGTGGCGCTCAGTTCCCTCTAAATGCCTACCACCCCGGCCCCTGCGACCCCCGCCACTTCTGATGTGTGAGAACCCACGCGTCACAAGAGGCCGCAGGAAGGCGGCTCAGCTGACACACTGACCTGCGAGGAGGCGCGGTTTCCAGCAGCGCCAGACGGCCGGCTGGGAGAACGGACTGGGGCCCTTGTGGGGTTCAAGACCGCAATCTCAATGTCTCCAGAAAATCGGAAGCCGACCCTGGACACCTGTTGCCAGCTCTGGGAACTTCAGCGCCCACTCTGGAGTCTCTAGGGGTCGTCAGAGC
This genomic interval carries:
- the LOC133256897 gene encoding cytochrome P450 1B1; the encoded protein is MATGLSPDDHLSPTLLSVQQTMLLLLLSVLAAVHVGQWLLRQRRRQPGSAPPGPFAWPLIGNAASMGSAPHLLFARLARRYGDVFQIHLGSCRVVVLNGERAIRQALVHQSAAFADRPPFASFRLVSGGRSLAFGQYSESWKAQRRAAHSTMRAFSTRQPRGRRVLEGHVVGEVRELVELLVRRSAGGAFLDPRPLTLVAVANVMSALCFGCRYSHDDAEFLELLSHNEEFGRTVGAGSLVDVLPWLQRFPNPVRTAFREFEQLNRNFSNFVLDKFLRHRESLRPGAAPRDMMDAFIHSAGADSGDGGPRLDVDYVPATVTDIFGASQDTLSTALQWLLVLFTRYSEVQARVQAELDQVVGRHRLPTLEDQPRLPYVMAFLYEAMRFSSFVPVTIPHATTANASVLGYHIPKDTVVFVNQWSVNHDPVKWSNPEDFDPTRFLDKDGLINKDLTGSVMVFSVGKRRCIGEEISKMQLFLFISILAHQCNFKANPDEPSKMDFNYGLTIKPKSFKINVTLRESMELLDSAVQKLQVEKECQ